Proteins encoded together in one Lathyrus oleraceus cultivar Zhongwan6 chromosome 5, CAAS_Psat_ZW6_1.0, whole genome shotgun sequence window:
- the LOC127083991 gene encoding uncharacterized protein LOC127083991, which yields MMRLEKMVEESDIMDGSIRSIDFDEGVFGKAHFEIIAKEDMQQLFEHDELGIAIIHTYIWYMYDKLMRGTELCNRFNFIAASRVNATLISKNPTSVKNDLVDRFMAAGDNTTRSLYFLPFNSGNGLDFLSNNFILIYVYLLRRKFSFI from the exons atgatgcgtcttgagaaaatggtggaagagtccgatattatggacgggtccattcgtagtatagattttgatgaaggtgttttcggaaaagctcatttcgaaataattgcaaaggaggacatgcaacaactttttgagcacgacgaattgggcatcgctatcattcatacatacatatg gtatatgtatgacaaattgatgcggggaactgaattgtgtaaccgtttcaattttattgctgcttcccgtgtcaacgcaacgttaatatcgaaaaatccaacatccgtaaagaatgatctagtcgatagattcatggcggccggcgataatactacacgcagtttgtattttttaccgtttaattctggcaacgggttagattttctttctaataatttcattctaatctatgtatatcttttacgtagaaaattttcattcatctaa
- the LOC127083992 gene encoding RING-H2 finger protein ATL66, which produces MSTTNSHSLNWHYAELDERDLEFRGRTLFFIIVLFSIFLLVIVLFFYTRWICRYHSHVTTTTLSASIHAPPPPPPQGLDPASIKKLPIILHQTPADPENGAWEDTECCICLGEFKDGEKLKILPSCEHYFHCDCVDKWLTHQSSCPLCRGSLKVESSFPKILIQEPAIRIDIQF; this is translated from the coding sequence ATGTCTACCACAAACTCCCATTCATTGAATTGGCACTACGCAGAGTTAGACGAGAGAGACCTCGAATTCAGAGGCAGAACACTCTTCTTCATAATCGTTCTCTTCTCCATCTTCCTTCTCGTCATCGTTCTCTTCTTCTACACTCGCTGGATCTGTCGCTACCACTCCCACGTCACTACCACTACACTCTCCGCCTCCATCCACGCGCCGCCGCCTCCTCCACCTCAGGGACTCGACCCTGCTTCCATCAAGAAACTTCCGATTATTCTTCACCAGACACCGGCAGACCCAGAAAACGGCGCGTGGGAAGACACCGAGTGCTGTATCTGTCTCGGAGAGTTCAAAGACGGCGAGAAACTGAAGATTCTACCCAGTTGTGAACATTATTTTCATTGCGACTGTGTCGATAAGTGGTTAACTCATCAATCTAGTTGTCCACTTTGTAGAGGTTCTCTCAAAGTTGAATCTTCTTTTCCAAAGATTTTGATTCAGGAACCGGCCATTAGAATTGATATCCAATTCTAG